A region of Nostoc sp. 'Peltigera membranacea cyanobiont' N6 DNA encodes the following proteins:
- a CDS encoding DUF1702 family protein: MIQQAWQISAEQARAQMKANLAGRKVMVRDPKVPQRFGHTAEGMWQGYHAAIADDEPEAIVAKLNAIDSELLGFALEGVGIGLAELDALKPQKQNRVQAFLEGTTAAYQTMVYLGVGLGLVRCKLPIEPYLNQQHPGGCWPVVDGYGFNHGIYYWQDYIDGQAIPVQLSGYLGRVFDQGLGRSIWLVDCADVNRIATTIDAFSATRQADLWGGIGYVCASVGGAERSTIEALGKVAGDRVSELAKGATCAAKFRKLLGNQAGYTGLVSEILCSMAAEAGVEIKDTPLKSLPNNSAEPDQQIWQHYREYLLV; this comes from the coding sequence ATGATACAACAAGCTTGGCAAATCAGCGCCGAACAAGCTAGGGCACAGATGAAAGCTAATTTGGCGGGACGTAAGGTAATGGTGAGAGATCCGAAAGTGCCACAACGATTTGGACATACTGCTGAAGGTATGTGGCAAGGATACCATGCCGCGATCGCTGATGATGAACCAGAGGCGATCGTCGCCAAGCTAAATGCAATTGACTCTGAGTTGCTAGGATTTGCCTTAGAAGGTGTAGGTATAGGTCTTGCTGAACTAGATGCACTCAAACCCCAGAAGCAGAATCGAGTCCAGGCTTTTCTCGAAGGAACCACAGCAGCTTATCAGACTATGGTTTATCTGGGAGTAGGTTTGGGACTAGTTCGGTGTAAACTCCCTATTGAGCCATATTTAAATCAACAGCACCCCGGAGGATGTTGGCCAGTAGTTGATGGTTATGGTTTCAATCATGGTATTTATTACTGGCAAGACTACATAGACGGTCAAGCTATTCCTGTGCAACTTTCTGGTTATCTGGGCCGCGTCTTTGACCAAGGTCTAGGTCGCAGCATTTGGTTAGTAGATTGTGCTGATGTTAACCGAATTGCGACGACTATAGACGCTTTTTCCGCCACAAGACAGGCAGACCTTTGGGGAGGTATTGGTTACGTTTGCGCTTCGGTTGGTGGTGCAGAACGCTCAACTATAGAAGCTTTAGGAAAAGTAGCTGGCGATCGTGTGTCTGAGTTGGCTAAAGGAGCTACTTGCGCCGCCAAATTCCGTAAATTGCTTGGCAACCAAGCTGGCTACACGGGATTAGTGAGTGAAATATTGTGCAGCATGGCAGCTGAAGCAGGAGTTGAGATTAAAGACACTCCTCTAAAAAGCTTACCAAACAATAGTGCAGAACCAGACCAACAAATCTGGCAACACTACCGAGAATATCTGCTTGTATAA
- a CDS encoding calcium-binding protein, with amino-acid sequence MAKPKTVIPQLLDETSISTNPYTGKVTSNGTIFIATPNPIYAPTGEAFIGTPGNDKINTEALTSNNVLFGLGGNDRLLSGIGNDVLVAGAGNDFVNAGDGNDLIFGDFNSNGDLDFGQEGNDTLNGGGGDDVFLGGAGNDILNGGTGDDNIAGQDGNDAINGNAGDDLFTGGLGNDTIRGGAGDDRGLAGPGDDLFYGGDGNDRLGGDTGDDTLYGGAGNDLLIGNVGNDLVSGGNGNDWIVGSNPYPPELGLGLPEIDTLTGGSGSDIFFLGEFTIGQNTKVFYDKLGNQDYALITDFNVKKDFIQLPESLQTIIGLGPTAAGLPKGTAIYANRNGVNDLIAIVAGVTPQQLGSSGRFIFGNPTPNSTPGTGVFTGSDASEGFIGTPGNDTIFTLGGNNTTFALDGDDRLFGGAGNDDFISGAGNDFVDAGAGNDLIFGDFDLNGDLDFGVEGNDTLLGGAGNDVFFAGGGNDSINGGIGNDDIAAQDGNDTINGGEGNDNILGGSGTDLIYGDAGNDKVFAGSGNDILYGGDGADRLGGDTGDDKIFGESGNDILIGNLGSDTLSGGDGNDRLFGSNPFPPELGLGKPEIDILTGGSGSDIFFLGEFTVGKDSAVYYDKLGNQDYALITDFNLKEDFIQLPEDIQITIGLGPVPADLTGVPQGAGIYSNNDLIAVVAGVGPQQLAASGHFLFV; translated from the coding sequence ATGGCGAAACCTAAAACAGTAATCCCACAACTACTAGATGAAACTTCCATATCTACAAACCCTTACACTGGCAAAGTAACATCTAACGGCACAATTTTCATCGCTACTCCCAATCCAATTTATGCACCAACTGGTGAGGCTTTTATTGGCACTCCAGGTAATGACAAAATCAACACAGAAGCATTAACTAGCAATAATGTTTTATTCGGTCTTGGTGGCAATGACCGTCTATTAAGTGGTATTGGGAATGATGTTTTAGTCGCTGGTGCTGGAAATGACTTTGTAAACGCAGGTGATGGAAATGACCTAATTTTTGGTGACTTTAATTCTAATGGAGACCTCGACTTTGGTCAGGAAGGAAATGACACCCTAAATGGCGGTGGTGGGGATGATGTTTTCTTGGGTGGCGCTGGCAATGATATCTTGAATGGTGGAACCGGAGATGATAACATCGCTGGTCAAGATGGCAATGATGCCATCAATGGCAATGCTGGTGACGATCTATTTACTGGTGGTTTAGGCAACGACACTATTCGTGGTGGCGCTGGAGATGACCGAGGTCTTGCTGGTCCAGGCGATGACCTCTTCTATGGTGGTGACGGTAACGACCGACTCGGCGGTGATACTGGCGACGACACACTCTACGGTGGTGCTGGAAACGACCTACTGATTGGCAATGTTGGCAACGACTTAGTATCAGGTGGTAACGGCAACGATTGGATAGTAGGCTCTAACCCCTATCCCCCAGAATTAGGATTAGGACTACCCGAAATTGATACCTTAACGGGCGGTAGCGGCAGCGATATCTTCTTCCTGGGAGAATTCACCATAGGTCAAAACACCAAAGTATTTTACGACAAATTAGGTAATCAAGATTACGCTTTGATTACTGATTTTAATGTCAAAAAGGACTTTATTCAGTTACCAGAAAGTCTCCAAACCATAATAGGATTGGGGCCAACAGCTGCTGGTCTGCCCAAAGGAACAGCTATCTATGCTAACAGAAATGGTGTGAACGATCTGATTGCCATAGTTGCTGGTGTGACACCTCAACAATTAGGATCTAGTGGTCGCTTCATCTTTGGTAATCCAACCCCCAACTCCACACCAGGGACAGGAGTTTTCACAGGCTCTGATGCTTCCGAAGGTTTCATCGGTACTCCGGGCAATGACACAATTTTTACCTTGGGCGGCAATAACACCACATTTGCCCTTGATGGGGATGACCGCCTCTTTGGTGGTGCCGGTAATGACGATTTTATCTCCGGGGCTGGAAACGACTTCGTTGATGCAGGTGCTGGTAACGACCTAATTTTTGGCGACTTTGACCTCAATGGCGACCTCGACTTTGGTGTAGAGGGAAATGATACTCTCTTGGGTGGTGCTGGCAATGATGTTTTCTTTGCTGGCGGTGGTAATGATTCCATTAATGGTGGAATCGGTAATGATGACATTGCTGCTCAAGATGGTAATGACACCATTAATGGTGGCGAAGGCAATGATAACATCCTTGGTGGTTCAGGCACAGATTTGATCTATGGTGATGCTGGCAACGATAAAGTCTTTGCTGGTTCAGGCAACGATATCCTCTATGGAGGTGATGGAGCTGACCGACTTGGCGGTGATACCGGCGACGACAAAATCTTTGGTGAGTCTGGGAATGATATTCTCATCGGCAATCTTGGCAGTGACACTCTCTCTGGTGGCGACGGTAATGACCGATTATTTGGCTCTAACCCCTTCCCTCCAGAACTGGGACTAGGCAAACCTGAGATTGATATTTTAACTGGTGGTAGCGGTAGCGATATCTTTTTCCTTGGTGAATTCACCGTAGGTAAAGATAGTGCAGTCTACTACGACAAACTAGGTAATCAAGACTACGCCCTGATTACTGACTTCAATCTCAAGGAGGATTTTATTCAACTACCTGAAGATATCCAAATTACTATTGGACTAGGCCCAGTTCCTGCTGATTTGACAGGTGTACCGCAAGGAGCCGGAATCTATTCTAACAATGACCTAATTGCTGTAGTTGCTGGTGTTGGGCCTCAACAGTTAGCAGCTAGTGGTCACTTCCTGTTTGTCTAG
- a CDS encoding DUF1702 family protein, which translates to MQIKANEANTLMADTWAQRGIQNSDAGVQERLSKIGSTVLQGYHVAIASEDLGAIALKMNEIDAELRGFAYEGVGMGLAQRDLLTPSNENRMATFVAGDGAVYHNWVYVGLGLMLARAGLPIKPHLEKLNFARNWLAVDGYGYYQGMFHWQDSLDNQVISEQISGYARSVFDQGLGRSIWFIGGGDVNHIARTIDTFAPNRREDLWGGVGYACAYAGGAERATIEALTNTAGVYRFQLTQGTAYAAKSRQSLGNHSVYTELACQVLWGMGADAVVESLAANGEALESQTWQHYRARVFHPVRTTLAV; encoded by the coding sequence ATGCAAATTAAAGCAAATGAGGCCAACACCTTAATGGCTGATACTTGGGCCCAACGAGGAATTCAAAACAGCGATGCTGGAGTGCAAGAACGGTTAAGCAAGATTGGTAGTACAGTTTTACAAGGATATCATGTAGCGATCGCTAGTGAAGATTTAGGAGCGATCGCTCTTAAAATGAATGAAATCGATGCAGAGTTGCGAGGATTTGCTTACGAAGGCGTAGGCATGGGTCTAGCGCAACGCGACTTACTCACACCCAGCAACGAAAATCGCATGGCAACTTTTGTTGCAGGTGATGGTGCAGTTTATCATAACTGGGTTTATGTGGGTTTGGGTTTGATGTTGGCTCGTGCTGGACTGCCTATCAAGCCGCATTTAGAAAAACTCAACTTTGCTAGAAATTGGTTAGCAGTCGATGGCTATGGCTACTATCAAGGTATGTTCCATTGGCAAGACTCACTTGATAATCAAGTCATCTCGGAACAAATTTCTGGTTATGCTCGCAGTGTTTTTGACCAAGGTTTGGGTCGCAGTATTTGGTTTATCGGTGGTGGCGATGTCAATCACATCGCACGTACCATTGATACCTTCGCACCAAATAGACGGGAAGACTTATGGGGTGGTGTAGGTTACGCCTGTGCTTACGCTGGTGGTGCAGAACGTGCAACCATAGAAGCCCTAACAAATACAGCAGGTGTTTACCGATTTCAATTAACCCAAGGAACAGCTTATGCTGCCAAGTCCCGCCAATCTCTTGGTAATCACTCAGTTTACACAGAATTAGCTTGTCAGGTGTTGTGGGGAATGGGTGCTGATGCTGTAGTTGAGAGTTTAGCGGCCAATGGCGAAGCACTAGAATCTCAGACTTGGCAACATTACCGAGCGCGAGTTTTTCATCCAGTTAGAACGACCCTAGCAGTTTAG